From the genome of Zerene cesonia ecotype Mississippi chromosome 24, Zerene_cesonia_1.1, whole genome shotgun sequence:
gcattaataattatttaaagcttaCATGGTAATGcgttctatattatattatataaatagacctaatctaatatttacatacaaatgtacacgaatagaaaaaatatattattatatttacacgtAGTAATGGCAGTATGAGCTtcgtttacattaaatatataaaagctaGCATCTaactaaacattataatattaagatacaaacaaaacagatcgtttttttatgtatgtattttaaattcaatataattatttttttttactagagTTAAAAGAAAGCACCAACAtttcgataaaattatttagaatataaggAAAGAATTATGAGCCATAACTTCTGTCGAATTTAAGTTTCTGTTGACATTAACCCTTATTCGAAAAGACGgaacatttgtttaatttttttcatatatatatacatatatatacattttatagataatagaacaaaaaagttacataatatgcaatatagataatattttaaatatcctaGTGTATAAATAGACattcattgtttaatttataggtACTTTGCGATTCAACTAAGAATAGGAATGTGTAATACGTGGCGATTTTGTATCAAGTGCCATTTGAAAAGAACGATTCAACTTAGAAATCGTTTTTTTGCAAATCAATAGtgcttataaacatttttccaGAAACTAACATTTCAAATTCTAATACAAACTTCACTTCTTAACTTAGATTTTTAAGTCGCTTGAATGAATACATATGATGACGTTACAAAATGGCGCCAAATTGATCCTATTCTAAGTTGCATcgaatataatgattattttgtatagaaaaattcaaattttaaattcaattagcTGGTAGAAGACAACAAGCAACATTCATAGACAATTACGTAACAATAGTGTATAGACATAACTATGGTACGTCTATTGTAGGAAAAGTTcgataatttttgtaaatatattttctaaaagcgttatttttatcataaatcgataatttttagtattaattttaGCGCTAtagaaaaagataaatacaattttatgaaaaaaattgttattaagataagattttagatacaaacatataaaaaacagaaaggatttttttatctataataaaaatgacacTTTTATTCGTGATTTTCATACCCTGtattatttgtagttttttattcataaatttcaaaatgactttaaaaaaatcaatagtaaataaaagccaatatatataaaccaaaacaataaaataaatatctatatagataacaaaaataagaatacaatACAGTAGAGGACACAACATAGTCAACATCTTTAAAAAGCAAGTACtaacgataaaaataaacctaaaaaaatcTAGCGCATCTAGTGtctaaaatgatattttaaccAGGTCACAATCGGCCGATACAAAAGTACGccagttaattaattataactatttactTTACAGttcaactaaaaaaaaatataaaaaaactatatttgtattacaataatttttactagACAATACGTCAAACCTATATAGGAATGGTAAAACATCTGGAGGGGTATTACCGCTACGTTTTAAatcagtactaattccagtgtgggaaaaaGAAAGcgctatataatatagttcgTCCATCTCTTTCACATACTGAAATTAGTACCGCTTAACAACGTCACGGTAACTGCCCTAATTAGTTGAACTATATCAATATATGAATTCCCATCAATAAAATTTCTCTCCAAAACgacaaagtattttttattgtatgtatattttttttttatatattaatgtaaatttgaaGGAAATTCGTTTTTCAAGCGTCGATACAATTACATcgttgataatttaataaattcggACTGAAGAGTATTATTTGAATGGTCCATCAACATATCGCTGAGTTAATCGCTAGTTCGAATTTGTCAATtgcatgtaaattatttaaaaatagcccATACACTAACGCCAATCGAAGATAGTACTGCGACTCACAACTTGAATAATGTTGTttgcaaaaatttaattttttttaataatttaaataacttttgttCATCCACGTAAGACCGACGACTACTTCGAACCACCGACTACTCCAACGACATCAGTGCTATCGGTTACACGTGCACGCAATTCGGAACACCCGGCTCCATTCCAGTGGAACGAGCGGCTATATTCCAGCGGAATAAGCGTCTACATTCCAGTGAAACGAGCGGCTATATTCCAGTTGAACAGCCGGTCActcgggcggcggcggcggcacGGCCGGCGGCGGCACGGAGGGCAGCGGCGGCTGGTtctgctgctgctgctgctgctgctgctggAACACGGGCCCGTAGAAGTAGCCGTCCATGAGGCCGTAGTacagcggcggcggcggctgCACCATGTAGTAGGGCAGCGGCGGCCTGTAAGGGGGTGGGACAGTCCAATTGCCTACCTTGGGGGTCTCGTGCCGCGCCAGCTTGTGCGGCGGGCCGGCGAGCTCCGCGTTGGAGCGCTTTCTGGAAGCGTCCAGAACCTCCTTGGATATCTTGATCTTGAGCCCCGAGGcgtgcggcggcggcggcggcgcggccaGCCTCTCCTTCGGGATCTTTATCTTCAGCCCCGGGCTGGACAGCTTCTCGCGCGGTATCGTTATCTTGATGGTGCCGTCCTCCGCGAGCGGGCTCGGCTCCTTCTTCTTGTCCTTGTCCTTTTTGTGTTTCTTCCTCTCGTCCTTGGATTTGTCGCGGTCCTTGTGCTTGTGCTTCTCCTTCTTCTTCTTGTCCTTCTTGTGCTTGTGCGCGTCGTCCGCGGGCGCGCTGGCCGGGTGCGNNNNNNNNNNNNNNNNNNNNNNNNNNNNNNNNNNNNNNNNNNNNNNNNNNNNNNNNNNNNNNNNNNNNNNNNNNNNNNNNNNNNNNNNNNNNNNNNNNNNNNNNNNNNNNNNNNNNNNNNNNNNNNNNNNNNNNNNNNNNNNNNNNNNNNNNNNNNNNNNNNNNNNNNNNNNNNNNNNNNNNNNNNNNNNNNNNNNNNNNNNNNNNNNNNNNNNNNNNNNNNNNNNNNNNNNNNNNNNNNNNNNNNNNNNNNNNNNNNNNNNNNNNNNNNNNNNNNNNNNNNNNNNNNNNNNNNNNNNNNNNNNNNNNNNNNNNNNNNNNNNNNNNNNNNNNNNNNNNNNNNNNNNNNNNNNNNNNNNNNNNNNNNNNNNNNNNNNNNNNNNNNNNNNNNNNNNNNNNNNNNNNNNNNNNNNNNNNNNNNNNNNNNNNNNNNNNNNNNNNNNNNNNNNNNNNNNNNNNNNNNNNNNNNNNNNNNNNNNNNNNNNNNNNNNNNNNNNNNNNNNNNNNNNNNNNNNNNNNNNNNNNNNNNNNNNNNNNNNNNNNNNNNNNNNNNNNNNNNNNNNNNNNNNNNNNNNNNNNNNNNNNNNNNNNNNNNNNNNNNNNNNNNNNNNNNNNNNNNNNNNNNNNNNNNNNNNNNNNNNNNNNNNNNNNNNNNNNNNNNNNNNNNNNNNNNNNNNNNNNNNNNNNNNNNNNNNNNNNNNNNNNNNNNNNNNNNNNNNNNNNNNNNNNNNNNNNNNNNNNNNNNNNNNNNNNNNNNNNNNNNNNNNNNNNNNNNNNNNNNNNNNNNNNNNNNNNNNNNNNNNNNNNNNNNNNNNNNNNNNNNNNNNNNNNNNNNNNNNNNNNNNNNNNNNNNNNNNNNNNNNNNNNNNNNNNNNNNNNNNNNNNNNNNNNNNNNNNNNNNNNNNNNNNNNNNNNNNNNNNNNNNNNNNNNNNNNNNNNNNNNNNNNNNNNNNNNNNNNNNNNNNNNNNNNNNNNNNNNNNNNNNNNNNNNNNNNNNNNNNGGTCTGTGGTGGGGTGGGGGTGGGTTCGGCCGGGAGGGGGGTTGAGGGTTGCCCGGCTGCCTCTGCATCGCCTGTTGCCGTCTCTCTCTCTCCTCTCTCTCCCTTTTCTCTCGGTACAGGTTGAAGTCTATCTTTTGCGGTGGCGGCTGGTTAGGTTGTGACGTCGCCGGCACGTAACCGCCTGGTGGTTGTTGGCGACGCCTCTCACGTTCATATTCTGTTAAATAccataagttttaattaaatactcaagtgttcataaataacatatattccGAAAATTAATCTCatcaaacaacaaatatatagcattttctattttttcaaaatttctcatttataaagcattttaatgctataaaactaaatattatatagcattagttctacatttattttaagttgtaatttttaactttgtatcagtttcattcattatttttaaaatataactgaaaATGACTGAAATATGACTGAAATTCCgaactacataaaaaaacaaccaaaAACTTTTATAGTCTATATTATCATCTACacatatattcaattaaagtattcaataaaatcaaacaaaatattatataaaatgtctcACCTTTATCAAAGGATTTGTCAATCTCATCACTGTTGGCAAGCGTGTGCTCTTGCTTCTTCCTATCGAATGGTGAGTTCGCCATCGAGTTGGACGGGTGCGGCGCGCTCGGAGAACTGCCGCCTACAATTAAtccttcatcatcatcatcatcagcccacacCTGTTCCAACTGCACACACGATACGAAGTGCAGTAGGAGCTTATGTAGTTGGTCCTATAAGggctcaggccataatccaatATGCTGGCCAAATTCGGGACGgcagtaaataattaatattattatgccaCTATCTTTAAGGAAGTGGTGGTTTGAACCATCACTGATGATACATTGACGTAGGCTTGTATTTTCAATAgaaacaatcataaaaaaaaaaacaacattgtgCAAgccattattatttcattgcaaatcTATTCACTATGACTGCTATTGTGGGAGAAGCATGATCCTACCAATTATACTATTAAAGCATACACTTGTGGACAATTTGACCTTTAATCTGCCTTTAAACGACCAATGTGGACATTTGTCCTTCATCAAATcctgattttttatttcgtattgaattaagaatatatacaatattcttttttttttttgcattccGGTGACAGTACACAAAccgaaacaaaattaatgttacCAGAGCTTAGTTTTATAATCAACTCATCATATTTAGCAAATCAATTACATATTGCCAGTAACAAAAACCACCCACTTGTATTAGACATGGTCATCATTTTCTTCTTAAGCCTAGACGGGCACTTATCGAATATATGCAAGAATTCGGCCGTCAAACGCTCCAACTGGTCCGTGGTCACCGTTCTGTCCACGTACGAGAACCAGTGTCTGCCCTCGTGCGATTGTGGTATCTAAAACAGTTTATCATTATGAATTTTGTAGCTTCAACATGTAACTAGCTTTTTAGCGCTAAATTctgagtagtttaatatatgtaattattaacatataaaccttcctcttgaatcactatctattaaacaattcggcatcaaaatcaattgcgtagttataaagatttaagcatacatagggacagagaaagtgactttgttttatactatttagtgaTTTAACGCCTTTGGTACGCCTAGAATAGACTAAATCAGGTAGGGTGTGTCCCGCCAGACCGtgacattttcatttttgagTGTCCGCACCGGGAATCGAAACCAGAACACCTCGGTTCCACGCTCACGGGTCCACCAATACGCAagtaaatagttaaatttacCTGCCAATTACTCCATTTAGAGGCTAAATGTATGCAAAAGCAAGCGACCACCGTTGGCCTGTATTGCAAGCACATAGTCGTCAAATGTAAACTATTCGAAGCCATGAAGTATGACGTCTGGGCCAAATCCTTCGGCGCTGTAATGAGAAATTCATACAATTAGCAAATAAATCAAGAGGATAGCACAAAATCATTG
Proteins encoded in this window:
- the LOC119836363 gene encoding cyclin-T, encoding MAGAQEKWYFTKEQLQNSPSRKCGLDADKELAYRQQAANLIQDMGQRLQVSQLCINTGIVYMHRFYAFHSFTQFHRNAIAAAALFLAAKVEEQPRKLEYVIKVAHVCLHRGEGVNALTSEQYQEQAQDLVFNENVLLQTLGFDVAIDHPHTHVVRTCHLVKAPKDLAQTSYFMASNSLHLTTMCLQYRPTVVACFCIHLASKWSNWQIPQSHEGRHWFSYVDRTVTTDQLERLTAEFLHIFDKCPSRLKKKMMTMSNTSGSSPSAPHPSNSMANSPFDRKKQEHTLANSDEIDKSFDKEYERERRRQQPPGGYVPATSQPNQPPPQKIDFNLYREKREREERERRQQAMQRQPGNPQPPSRPNPPPPHPHPASAPADDAHKHKKDKKKKEKHKHKDRDKSKDERKKHKKDKDKKKEPSPLAEDGTIKITIPREKLSSPGLKIKIPKERLAAPPPPPHASGLKIKISKEVLDASRKRSNAELAGPPHKLARHETPKVGNWTVPPPYRPPLPYYMVQPPPPLYYGLMDGYFYGPVFQQQQQQQQQNQPPLPSVPPPAVPPPPPE